GTAGTAAAAGCAATGGAAGCAGAACTTAAAAAAGACATTTATATATCTGAAAATTCCCAATTAAATGGAGCATTGGGGGCAAGTCTATACGCTTATGAAAGTTTTCAAAAAGAAAGGAGCTAAGAACATGAGTGATAGAAATAAGGAAGTAAAAGAAAAGAAGGCAAAGCATTATCTTAGAGAGATTACTGCAAAGCATTACAAAGAAGCTCTCGAAGCAAAAGAAAGAGGGGAAAAAGTTGGTTGGTGTGCATCCAACTTTCCACAAGAAATAGCTACAACATTAGGTGTTAAAGTTGTTTATCCAGAAAATCATGCGGCAGCTGTAGCGGCTAGAGGAAATGGACAAAATATGTGTGAACATGCTGAAGCTATGGGTTTTTCTAATGATGTGTGTGCTTATGCGAGAGTAAATTTAGCAATTATGGATATTGGACATAGTGAAGATCAACCAATACCTATGCCTGATTTTGTACTTTGCTGTAATAACATTTGTAACCAAATGATTAAATGGTATGAACATATAGCAAAAACTTTAGATATACCAATGATTCTTATAGATATACCATACAATACAGAAAACACTGTTTCACAAGACAGAATTAAATATATTAGAGCTCAATTTGATAATGCAATAAAACAATTGGAAGAAATAACAGGCAAAAAATGGGATGAAAATAAATTTGAAGAAGTTATGAAGATATCCCAAGAAAGTGCCAAACAATGGTTAAGAGCAGCATCCTATGCAAAATATAAACCTTCACCATTTAGTGGATTTGATTTGTTTAATCATATGGCTGTAGCAGTCTGTGCTAGAGGTACTCAAGAAGCTGCGGAGGCATTCAAGATGTTAGCAGATGAATATGAGGAAAATGTAAAGGTAGGAAAATCAACTTATAGAGGAGAAGAGAAACAGCGTATACTATTTGAAGGAATTGCTTGTTGGCCATATTTAAGACATAAATTAACTACACTTAGTGAATATGGAATGAATGTAACAGCAACTGTATATGCTGAAGCATTTGGTGTTATATATGAAAACACTGATGAGTTAATGGCAGCTTATAATAAAGTTCCTAACTCAATAAGCTTTGAAAATGCATTGAAAATGAGAGTAAATGCTGTTAAGAGCACTAATACAGAAGGTGGAGTTATTCATATAAATAGAAGCTGTAAATTATGGAGTGGATTTATATATGAAATGGGAAGAAGATTGGAGGAAGAAACAGGAATTCCTTTAGTAACATTTGATGGTGATCAAGCAGATCCAAGAAACTTTTCAGAAGCTCAATATGATACAAGAATTCAAGGACTTAATGAAGTAATGGTTGCTAAGAAGGAGGTTGAATAATATGTCAAATTCAGATAAAATGTTTAATGAATTTAAGGATATGTTACAAAATCCTAAAAAAACTATAGTGAAGCATATGGAAGAAACAGGACAAAAAGCTATAGGATGTATGCCGCTGTATGTTCCTGAAGAGCTTGTATCAGCAGCAGGAATGATACCAGTGGGTGTGTGGGGAACTGATACAGAGCTTTCAGAAGCTAAAACATATTTCCCAGCATTTATATGTTCAATATTACAAACAACATTAGAAGCTGCATTAAATGGAGAGTATGACATATTATCAGGTATGATGATTGGAAACTACTGCGATTCATTAAAATGTATGGGTCAAAACTTTAAATTAGCAGTTAAGGATATAGAATTTATACCAGTAACAATTCCCCAAAACAGAAAAATGGATGCTGGAAAAGAATTTTTAAAAAGTCAATATAAGATGGTTATTGAACAATTAGAAAAAATTTCAGGAAATAAGATAACAGATGAAGCTTTAGATAAAGCTATAGAAATACACGATGAACATAGAAAAATAATGAATGAATTTACTATGCTAGCATCACAGTATCCATCTGAAATAACTCCAATTAAACGTAATTATGTTATGAAATCAGCTTACATTATGGATAAAAAACAACATACTGAAAAAGTTAAAGAGTTAATCAGTGAAATTAAAATGTTAGCACCAGATCAATTCAATGGAAAAAGAGTTATAACTACAGGTATAATTGCAGATTCAGAAGATTTACTTAAAATTTTAGAAGAAAATAATATAGCTATAGTTGGTGATGATATAGCACATGAATCTAGACAATATAGAACATTGACTCCTGATGCAAATACACCAATGGATAGATTAGCTGAGCAATTTGCTAATAAAGAATGTAGTACTTTATATGACCCTGAAAAGAAAAGGGGTAAATATATAGTAGATATGGCTAAAGAGAGAAAAGCAGATGGGATTATATTTGTCATGACAAAATTTTGTGACCCAGAGGAATATGATTATCCACAAATGAAAAAGGATTTTGAAGAAGCTGGTATTCCGCATGTATTAATAGAAACTGATATGCAAATGAAAAATTATGAACAAGCTAGAACTGCAATTCAGGCTTTTTCAGAAACACTTTAATAAAAGTTTTCAATAGATACTGTAAACTTTATTAATTCAAATATTGATTTCTTTTCTCTTTGTATAAAATAATACTTATTAAAATTATTGCTGAAAAGAAATCAATGTTTATATAAATTAACAAATTCATTAATATATTAGGAGGGATATAATGTTTTTCACAGAACAACATGAACTTATTAGAAAATTAGCAAGAGATTTTGCAGAGCAGGAAATAGAGCCTATTGCAGATGAAGTAGATAAAACCGCTGAGTTCCCTAAAGAAATTGTGAAAAAAATGGCCCAAAATGGTTTCTTTGGAATAAAAATGCCTAAAGAATATGGTGGAGCAGGAGCAGATAATAGAGCTTATGTAACTATAATGGAAGAAATATCAAGAGCATCTGGTGTAGCTGGTATATACTTGTCATCACCTAACTCATTGCTTGGAACACCATTTTTATTAGTTGGTACAGATGAACAAAAGGAAAAATATTTAAAGCCAATGATTAAAGGGGAAAAGACATTAGCTTTTGCTTTAACAGAACCAGGTGCAGGCTCAGACGCTGGAGCACTTGCAACAACTGCTAGAGAAGAAGGAGACTATTATATATTAAATGGAAGAAAAACTTTTATTACAGGAGCTCCAATATCTGACAATATCATAGTATTTGCAAAAACAGATATGAGCAAAGGAACAAAGGGAATTACCACATTTATAGTAGATAGCAAACAAGAAGGTGTGTCTTTTGGTAAACCTGAAGACAAGATGGGTATGATTGGTTGCCCTACTAGTGATATTATTTTAGAGAATGTAAAGGTTCATAAATCTGATATACTTGGAGAATTAAATAAAGGCTTTATAACAGCAATGAAGACTTTAAGTGTTGGTCGTATAGGAGTTGCTTCTCAAGCTTTAGGAATAGCACAAGCCGCTGTAGATGAAGCTGTTAAATATGCAAAACAAAGAAAGCAATTTAATAGACCTATAGCAAAATTCCAAGCTATTCAATTTAAATTGGCTAATATGGAAACAAAATTAAATGCAGCAAAATTATTAGTGTATAATGCTGCGTATAAAATGGATTGTGGAGAAAAGGCAGATAAAGAAGCTTCTATGGCAAAATATTTTGCTGCTGAATCTGCTATAGAAATCGTAAATGATGCACTACAAATCCATGGTGGTTATGGATACATAAAAGATTATAAAATAGAAAGATTATATAGAGATGTTAGAGTAATTGCTATATATGAAGGAACTTCTGAAGTTCAACAAATGGTAATCGCATCAAATCTTTTAAAGTAAGGAGTGGAGAAAGTGAAGATAGTTGTATGTGTAAAACAAGTACCAGATACTAATGAAGTAAAGATCGATCCTGTAAAAGGAACTCTTATTCGTGAAGGTGTACCTGCTATATTAAATCCAGATGACGCTAATGCACTAGAAGAAGCTTTAAAATTAAAAGATAAATACGAAGATGTAAAGGTTACTGTGATTACTATGGGTATACCATCTTCTTCATATATGTTAAGAGAATGTTTAGCAATGGGGGCTGATGAAGCTATATTGGTAACAGATAGAGCTTTTGCTGGAGCAGATACTTGGGCAACATCTAATGCTTTAGCTTCAGCTTTAAGAAAAGTTGGTGATTATGATTTAATATTTGCTGGTAGGCAAGCTATAGATGGAGATACAGCTCAAGTTGGACCACAAATAGCAGAGAGACTTGATATACCACAAGTAACTTATGCTATGGGTTTTGAGTACAATAAGGAAGATAAAACAATTATTGTAGATAGACAATTAGAAGATGGTTACGAGAGATTACAAGTTAAATCTATGCCAGCATTAATTACTGCTATTAGTGAATTAAACAAACCTCGCTATATGACAGTTGGAGGTATAGTAGATGCATATAAGAAAGATATTAAGATATTTACAATTAAAGATTTAGATGTTACTCCAGATGAAGTAGGTTTAAATGCTTCTCCAACTTCAGTATTTAGATCCTTCGCGCCAGATAAAAAATCACAAGGTGTTATATTAGAAGGAACAGCTAAAGAAAAGGTAGAAAAATTAGTATCAGCACTTCAATCTAAACACTATATTTAAGTTTTGGGAGGTTTATTATGGCTATCAAAATTATTAAAGAAAAATGTAAAGCTTGTGGTATATGTGAAAAGCAATGCCCATTTGATGCTATTCATGTAATTAACGGATTAGCAGAAGTAAATGAAAAATGTACAATATGTGGAGCCTGCGTAGAAGCTTGCCCATTTGATGCAATAGAAAAAGAAGAGAAGAAAGTTGTAAAAAAGGATATTAGTCAATATAAAGGTGTATGGGTATATGCTGAACAAAGACAAGGAGAACTTACTCCTGTAGTAATAGAATTATTAGGAGAAGGTAAAAAATTAGCTAATGAAATAGGAACAGATTTATCTGCAATTTTATTAGGAGATAATGTTAGTGGATTAGCAGATGAGCTAATAAAATATGGAGCAGATAAAGTATATGTAGCAGATGATAAAAAATTAGAAAATTATACAACAGATGCTTATACTACCGTAATTTCAAATGCTATAGATCAATATAAGCCAGAATCAGTTTTATTTGGTGCAACTCACATTGGAAGAGACTTAGCTCCTAGAATTGCAGCAAGGGTTGATACTGGACTTACAGCTGACTGTACAAAATTAGAAATAGACCCTGAACATAAAAACGTAAAACAAACTAGACCTGCCTTTGGCGGAAATTTAATGGCAACTATAGTATGTAAAAACCATAGACCACAAATGTCTACAGTAAGACCTGGTGTTATGGAAAAAGCAAAACATGATGAAAATAATAAAGGTGAAATTATAGATATAAAAGTAACATTGAGCGAAGATGAAATCAGAACTAAAGTTTTAGAAATAATTAAATCTTCTAAAAAACAAGTTTCTTTAGTTGATGCAGACTTTATTGTATCTGGTGGTAAAGGACTTGGAAGTCCAGATGGATTTAAATTATTAGAAGAGTTAGCTGACCTATTAAGTGGAGTAGTTGGTAGTAGCCGTGCGGCAGTTGATATAGGATGGATAGAACATTCACATCAAGTTGGA
Above is a window of Clostridium sporogenes DNA encoding:
- a CDS encoding 2-hydroxyacyl-CoA dehydratase family protein, which codes for MSDRNKEVKEKKAKHYLREITAKHYKEALEAKERGEKVGWCASNFPQEIATTLGVKVVYPENHAAAVAARGNGQNMCEHAEAMGFSNDVCAYARVNLAIMDIGHSEDQPIPMPDFVLCCNNICNQMIKWYEHIAKTLDIPMILIDIPYNTENTVSQDRIKYIRAQFDNAIKQLEEITGKKWDENKFEEVMKISQESAKQWLRAASYAKYKPSPFSGFDLFNHMAVAVCARGTQEAAEAFKMLADEYEENVKVGKSTYRGEEKQRILFEGIACWPYLRHKLTTLSEYGMNVTATVYAEAFGVIYENTDELMAAYNKVPNSISFENALKMRVNAVKSTNTEGGVIHINRSCKLWSGFIYEMGRRLEEETGIPLVTFDGDQADPRNFSEAQYDTRIQGLNEVMVAKKEVE
- a CDS encoding 2-hydroxyacyl-CoA dehydratase family protein, which codes for MSNSDKMFNEFKDMLQNPKKTIVKHMEETGQKAIGCMPLYVPEELVSAAGMIPVGVWGTDTELSEAKTYFPAFICSILQTTLEAALNGEYDILSGMMIGNYCDSLKCMGQNFKLAVKDIEFIPVTIPQNRKMDAGKEFLKSQYKMVIEQLEKISGNKITDEALDKAIEIHDEHRKIMNEFTMLASQYPSEITPIKRNYVMKSAYIMDKKQHTEKVKELISEIKMLAPDQFNGKRVITTGIIADSEDLLKILEENNIAIVGDDIAHESRQYRTLTPDANTPMDRLAEQFANKECSTLYDPEKKRGKYIVDMAKERKADGIIFVMTKFCDPEEYDYPQMKKDFEEAGIPHVLIETDMQMKNYEQARTAIQAFSETL
- the acdA gene encoding 3-(aryl)acrylate reductase AcdA — its product is MFFTEQHELIRKLARDFAEQEIEPIADEVDKTAEFPKEIVKKMAQNGFFGIKMPKEYGGAGADNRAYVTIMEEISRASGVAGIYLSSPNSLLGTPFLLVGTDEQKEKYLKPMIKGEKTLAFALTEPGAGSDAGALATTAREEGDYYILNGRKTFITGAPISDNIIVFAKTDMSKGTKGITTFIVDSKQEGVSFGKPEDKMGMIGCPTSDIILENVKVHKSDILGELNKGFITAMKTLSVGRIGVASQALGIAQAAVDEAVKYAKQRKQFNRPIAKFQAIQFKLANMETKLNAAKLLVYNAAYKMDCGEKADKEASMAKYFAAESAIEIVNDALQIHGGYGYIKDYKIERLYRDVRVIAIYEGTSEVQQMVIASNLLK
- a CDS encoding electron transfer flavoprotein subunit beta/FixA family protein, encoding MKIVVCVKQVPDTNEVKIDPVKGTLIREGVPAILNPDDANALEEALKLKDKYEDVKVTVITMGIPSSSYMLRECLAMGADEAILVTDRAFAGADTWATSNALASALRKVGDYDLIFAGRQAIDGDTAQVGPQIAERLDIPQVTYAMGFEYNKEDKTIIVDRQLEDGYERLQVKSMPALITAISELNKPRYMTVGGIVDAYKKDIKIFTIKDLDVTPDEVGLNASPTSVFRSFAPDKKSQGVILEGTAKEKVEKLVSALQSKHYI
- a CDS encoding electron transfer flavoprotein subunit alpha, which translates into the protein MAIKIIKEKCKACGICEKQCPFDAIHVINGLAEVNEKCTICGACVEACPFDAIEKEEKKVVKKDISQYKGVWVYAEQRQGELTPVVIELLGEGKKLANEIGTDLSAILLGDNVSGLADELIKYGADKVYVADDKKLENYTTDAYTTVISNAIDQYKPESVLFGATHIGRDLAPRIAARVDTGLTADCTKLEIDPEHKNVKQTRPAFGGNLMATIVCKNHRPQMSTVRPGVMEKAKHDENNKGEIIDIKVTLSEDEIRTKVLEIIKSSKKQVSLVDADFIVSGGKGLGSPDGFKLLEELADLLSGVVGSSRAAVDIGWIEHSHQVGQTGTTVKPVIYIACGISGAIQHVAGMSNSDIIIAINKDENAPIFEIADYGIVGDLYEIVPILIEEVKKIKQEA